A region of Armatimonadota bacterium DNA encodes the following proteins:
- a CDS encoding beta-xylosidase has translation MKHRTNALPRLLTAAVTLMSASAWGKEPDVKEGNLAVTMKVDASKSLGPLEPAWAYFGYDEPNYTTMEHGRALLKELSALSPVPVYIRTHNLLTSGDGTASLKWGSTNAYTEDLAGRPVYDWTILDRIFDTFRETGVVPLVEIGFMPEALSVKPEPYRHHFPDGEIWAGWGYPPKDYGKWADLVYHWVRHCVDRYGEKAVATWLWEVWNEPDIAYWQGTPEEYFKLYDYSADAVKRALPAARIGGPHSTGPRYPHAADFLRRFLDHCAHGTNYATGKTGSPLDYVGFHPKGDTAMVDGHVRMGIAHQLESIARGFEIVTSFPEYRKTPIILGESDPEGGAAYSAKRFPQNGYRNGSQYPAYTAAVLAGTYDLARRTHANLMGSVTWAFEFEGQPYFEGYRTLATNGIDKPILNLFRMLGLMRGQRLQLDSTGAIGAESLLKTGARERPDISGLASGTDRDISVLLWHYHDDDVAGPAASVRLAVNEITSSPKRVLVRKYAIDEQHSNAFTVWKDMGSPQTPTPAQVETLRAAGQLTAEGSPEWLSVQDGQVDVDVTLPRQSVTLLQLSW, from the coding sequence ATGAAGCATCGAACGAACGCACTGCCACGACTGCTGACAGCGGCCGTGACGCTGATGTCGGCGTCGGCATGGGGGAAGGAGCCGGATGTGAAGGAGGGGAACCTCGCGGTGACGATGAAGGTCGATGCCTCTAAGTCGCTCGGCCCGCTGGAGCCCGCGTGGGCCTATTTCGGGTATGACGAGCCGAACTACACGACGATGGAACACGGCCGCGCGCTGCTGAAGGAGCTGTCCGCTCTCAGTCCGGTGCCGGTTTACATCCGGACCCACAACCTTCTGACGTCGGGAGACGGAACCGCTTCTCTCAAGTGGGGCTCCACCAACGCCTATACTGAGGATCTCGCGGGTCGGCCGGTATACGACTGGACGATTTTGGACCGCATTTTCGACACCTTCCGGGAAACCGGCGTTGTTCCCCTTGTCGAGATCGGCTTCATGCCAGAGGCTCTCTCGGTCAAGCCCGAACCCTATCGGCACCATTTCCCGGACGGCGAGATATGGGCCGGCTGGGGCTACCCGCCGAAGGACTACGGCAAATGGGCGGACCTTGTCTACCACTGGGTGCGCCATTGCGTGGACCGATACGGGGAGAAGGCCGTCGCTACGTGGCTCTGGGAGGTTTGGAACGAGCCGGACATCGCGTACTGGCAGGGCACCCCGGAGGAATACTTCAAGCTCTACGATTACTCGGCGGACGCAGTGAAGCGGGCGCTCCCCGCAGCGCGCATCGGGGGGCCGCACTCAACTGGGCCGCGTTACCCCCACGCGGCCGATTTCCTCCGGCGCTTCCTCGATCACTGCGCCCACGGTACCAACTACGCCACCGGAAAGACCGGCTCCCCGCTGGATTACGTCGGATTCCACCCGAAAGGCGACACGGCGATGGTGGACGGCCACGTGCGAATGGGCATCGCTCACCAACTGGAGTCGATCGCCCGTGGTTTCGAGATTGTGACCTCCTTCCCGGAGTACCGGAAGACGCCGATCATCTTGGGCGAGTCCGATCCGGAGGGCGGGGCGGCCTACTCGGCCAAGCGGTTCCCCCAGAACGGCTACCGCAACGGCAGCCAGTACCCGGCGTACACCGCGGCCGTGCTGGCCGGCACGTACGACCTCGCGCGGCGCACCCACGCGAACCTCATGGGAAGCGTGACCTGGGCCTTCGAGTTCGAAGGGCAGCCGTACTTCGAAGGATACCGTACACTGGCGACGAACGGCATCGACAAGCCGATCCTCAACCTCTTCCGGATGCTCGGCCTGATGCGCGGTCAGCGACTCCAACTGGACAGCACCGGCGCCATTGGCGCGGAATCCCTGCTGAAAACCGGAGCGAGAGAGAGACCGGACATATCCGGCCTGGCATCGGGAACCGATCGCGATATCTCCGTCCTGCTCTGGCACTACCACGACGATGACGTGGCAGGGCCTGCCGCGAGTGTTCGCCTGGCGGTCAACGAGATAACGTCGTCCCCGAAGCGGGTTCTGGTCCGGAAGTACGCCATCGATGAACAGCACAGCAACGCCTTCACCGTCTGGAAGGACATGGGATCGCCCCAGACGCCCACTCCAGCACAGGTGGAGACCCTCCGCGCCGCCGGCCAACTGACGGCGGAAGGCTCGCCGGAATGGCTCTCCGTTCAGGACGGACAGGTGGACGTGGACGTGACGCTGCCCCGCCAGAGCGTCACCCTTCTGCAACTAAGCTGGTGA
- a CDS encoding transposase encodes QRMDALYEQVRLLVNFFLPSMKLLEKTREGARVRKTYDTPRTPYQRVLASPDVSQEDKDRLTAVYDTLNPAEITRNIKKLQAELRSRKVRFLNEATKTPK; translated from the coding sequence CAGCGCATGGACGCCCTCTACGAACAGGTGCGCCTCCTGGTCAACTTCTTCTTACCCTCCATGAAGCTTCTCGAGAAGACCCGAGAGGGCGCCAGGGTCAGGAAGACCTATGATACACCCCGGACTCCCTATCAGCGAGTGTTGGCTTCGCCGGATGTCTCCCAAGAGGATAAGGATCGGCTCACCGCTGTCTACGACACCCTCAACCCGGCCGAGATCACCAGGAACATCAAGAAACTACAGGCCGAATTGCGATCACGTAAAGTAAGATTCCTAAATGAGGCAACCAAGACCCCAAAGTAA